The DNA segment ATTGCTTGCTGTTTATCAAGGACTATCTCCAAGCGCATTAGAAAAGAAGCTAACTGTCTACATTGCGCCAAATGAACGTAAAAAGATTGAGAAGGTAAACGAGGAAGTAGCGAATGAGAAAACAGCGTAGAAATTTTGACGAAGAGCATGAAGAACATATCGATGAATCCTGGTTGATTCCATATGCTGATATTCTAACTCTACTTTTGGCATTATTCATTGTCTTATTTGCTTCCAGTACGGTTGATAAATCTAAATATGAGTCTATTATGGAAGCTTTTAAATCTGAATTAACTGGAACCAAAATTGAGAATAAGGATTCTGGACTCTCCATTAAACCTTCGGATAAGGAATCAGACGAAAAGACTGATCAACAGGAACAAGCAACGGTTCCTGTCGTTGAAGAAGCACAAAGTAAAGAGGAAATCGAACTTGAACAATTGAAGCAACAATTAACTAAATATATTGAAGACAACAACCTTCAAGCAGTAATCACTCTTCAAGATACAAAACGCGGTGTAGAAATCTCCTTGAAAGATGTTATTCTTTTTGACCCTGGAAAAGCAGATTTAAAAGCTATCTCGTTTAAGACTCTAGATGTATTAGTCGGCTTATCCAAAACTGTAACGAATCCGATTAGTATAGAGGGACATACAGATAATGTTCCGATAAAAAATTCGAAGTATCAGTCTAACTGGGAGCTTTCCTCAGCCCGAGCTGTCAGCGTTCTTCATTTTTTTGAATCAAAAAGCATTGCTAAAGAACGCTTGCAATTTGTTGGGTACGGCGAGTACCAGCCACTCTTTCCCAACGATACAAAAGAACACAAACAGGCAAATCGCCGCGTCAATATTGTGATCTTGCGCAAAGGTTAAAAAAAGCCAGTTTCCTATTTTACAAGGAAGCTGGCTTTTTGAATTTATAAGGTTTTCACCATCAGTACCTGCTCCGTCGTTTTCTTGAACCCCTGCTCCAACAAGTATTGGATGACTGGATTTGATTGTGAGGCATTGACGGTCATAAAGCTGACTGGATGGTTTTGTTGTTCGGTTATGGCTGAGAAAACTGCTTGTAAAGTCTCATCCGTTACCTCTCCCACTAATTCCACTTGAAATAAAAATACCTTTTCGAGCTGCCCTTCTTGGTTCCACACTCGTTTAAAAAGTGAATAGCCTACCGGGTTTTGGCTACCGTCAAAATAAATTTGTGCTTCACCAGCCTTAACACTCTGCCACTGGCACTGCCATGGAACATTTTGTTTATAAAAAGAGTAGGTTGATAGCTGTTCAGGACGAATAAATTCGGCTTGTAATTGAGAGTTCTTTTCCCCTTCGAGAGTACCAGCTAAATAGACAAGTACATCTGTTACTTCATAGCCGAATCTTGCATATAAACGGATCGCTCTCTCATTCTCTTTAATTGCTTCAAGGGTAGCGACCTCACAGCTCTCTTCCGCATAGATTTTTAGAATCTCTTCCATGAGTAACGTGGAAACCCCTTTGCCCCGATATTCCGTTGCGATACCAGTACCGCCATTCCAGGCAGTCTTTTTCCCATTTATCACCCTAAATCCATTTAAGACAATGGCTACGGGTGCCTCACCATCAAAGGCAACGATGGAGTGTGGTAACGAAAGTCCTTCATTGACCAGACGATTGAAGAACATCTCAGGAGTCATTTCCAGTTGAACAAAATAGCCTTCGAAGCCCTTATTCCATGCGGTAATCATTTCTTGTATGGTACAATCTGTTAATCTCTTAATTTGTAAGTTCATAACACCCCTCCTATGAAAAATTGCCTTTTCATTATCAAGTTGAAAATCGACTATTCAGTCTATTTTAATTAAATCAAAAAGCGCTTACATTTGCAACTATTTCTTGATTATTCAAAAAATCCCATTATGAGCCATAATGGGATTTGGGTAACGTGTTTATTTGACCACTTCTTCTACTTCCTGAAACGGCCATGCTGGCAAGGACTTGGATAGGGGTTTATCCTCTCGATAACCAAGCACATATTCTGCCTGCATAACCGTATGGATTTCGCGTGTTCCTTCATAAATCACTGGGGCTTTGGCATTTCTGAGGTATCGTTCGACCGGATACTCATTGGAAAAACCGTATGCCCCGTGGATTTGAACCGCATCATTGGCTGCTTCATAGGCATAATCACAGGCCTGCCATTTAGCTAGAGACGTTTCACGTGTGTTCCGTTTTCCCTGATTTTTCAGCCATCCAGCTCTAAAAACAAGTAATCTAGACTGTTGCAGACTTGCTTCCATTTTTGCAATCATTTGCTGTACGAGTTGGTGTCTGCCAATCTCTTTACCAAAGGTGCTTCGTTCATGGCAATATTTCAAGCTCGCCTCAAGGCTAGCCATGATTGTCCCACATGCACCGGCTGCAACTGTGAAACGGCCATTATCAAGGGCAGACATGGCAATTTTGAATCCTTCTCCTTCTTCACCAACGAGGTTTTCTTTTGGAATCTTGACGTTATCGAAAAAGAGCTCACCAGTATTACCAGCTCGAATGCCAAGCTTTCCTTTGATTGCCTTTGAGGAAAACCCTTCCCACTCGCGTTCTACGATGAAGGCAGAAATCCCATGGTGCTTTTTGCTTTTATCGGTGTAGGCGAATACTAAAAAGTAATCCGCGACATCACATAGTGAAATCCATGTTTTTGATCCGTTTAATATGTAATAATCACCTTGTTTGGTGGCGGTTGTCTGCATCGCTGCCACATCTGACCCGGCATTCGGTTCAGTTAGTCCGAATGCGCCAACCTTATAGCCCTTTGCTTGTGCGGTGAGATATTTTTGCTTTTGCTGCTCATTGCCCCATTGAAGGAGTGTCATGCTGTTTAGACCGGTATGGACTGATACGGCTGTACGGAAAGCTGTATCGCCACGTTCTAATTCCTCGCAGACAATCGCCAAAGCGTTGTAGTCCATTCCGCTTCCACCGTATTGCTCAGGGATACAGACCCCCATTAGACCTAGATTGGCGAGCCGCTTTAAAATACTTGACTCAAAATGCTGCTTTTCGTCCCATTCGCGAATATACGGCATGATCTCCTTGTCCACAAACTGGCGAACGGTCTTTCTTAACATTTCTTGCTCCTCTGAAAAGGAAAAATCCATCATATAGTTGTTACTCCTCTCGGTTTTTAGTGTGATTTTTATATAAAATTGTCATTGGGGTTTTCCATTGGCGGATGAGCTGTCCTCATTGGCGGATAGGTATATTCAATTAACGGATAGCGTTTCCCTATTGGCGGATAACCGCTCTCAATCAGCGCATACCACCTTACTGTCGGATAGCTCACGATTACTGTCGCTTAGCCATTGATTACTGTCGTATAAGCTGCATTTACTGACGCATAACCACCGATTACTGTCGCATACTCCATATACTGTCGCATAGACCCCATTTACTGTCGTATGGCCACCCATTACTGTCGGATAGCTCACAATTACTGTCGCCCGCTCTCCAACACAGCTACCCACTAAAACAAGTAAAGAAGCAAAGGTACAGAAATCTGCACCTTTGCACATATTTCACTTTAACGCACTACCGCGCCGGGGGACTGTCCCCCGACCTTATTTCACCCCAACCGGACAAACTTTCTGCCCAATCGCCGCAATCAACTCCGCTGGCATTGGGAAACTCAATGCTGCTGGATCCTTCATAACAGCTGGAATCGCCGTTTGAAGCGCCTCCTCGCTAATATTGTACTGTTTGAAATCAGCAGGCAGACCCACCTTATGCTGAAGCAGTCTAATTTTTTCCACAACCTTCGTCAATGCCTCTTGTGGCGTATCCTCAGCCTCCACATCCACATTCAATGCCTGTGCCAGCTCAGCCACCTTCGGCAAATATAAATCTGGTACCATTTCCATTACTACCGGTAAAAAGATAGCATTTGCCAGGCCGTGTGGAATACGGAACAAAGCACCATACGCGTGAGCCATGTTGTGTACTGGGATCGCATTCAAAGCAAAGCTGAACGCAGTGATTCCCATTAAACTCGCCTGCAATAAATCCATGCGCGCATCTAGATTCCACCCGTCTGCCACGGCAACAGGAAGATTTTTTTCAATTAACCGAATGGCATGCAGGGCATACGCATCCGTTAAGCCCGTAGCAGTAGGTGAAGCCAACGCTTCAATCGCATGGGTTAAGGCGTCAAACCCCGTAAAGGCCGTAATCAGCGGTGGAAGGCCGACCGTTAAATCAGGATCCAAAATCGCCATATCCGCACTAATAAATGGATTGATAATATTGGTTTTCATTTGAATATCTTCATTAAAAATAACTGCAATTGGGGAAACCTCTGAACCCGTACCCGCTGTCGTTGGAATCGCGATGTGCGGAATCGGAATATAATTTGCCTTTGGAAACGATTCGTACAACAAGCCACCAGGAATCGCTTCCTTAATATCAGCCAGCCCTTTGTGAAGCGCATACTTCACCCCTTTTACCGTATCAAGCACACTGCCGCCGCCCACTGCTAGCAGGGAATCAGCGCCAATTTCTCGTGCATAGCGAACAGCATCATTAATGCATCGGCTTTCGGCATCCTGTTTGATATCCAAATACATTCCCACCAATTGTGGGCCGCTGCCATGACCTGTTAAATCAAAAATGGATGCCACTTTTTCCACGACTCCTGCTTGTTCTAATCCTCTGTCACTTAAAAGCAGCACTCGTTTGGCACCAAGACCGGCAAACAAACTAGGAACCATTGCCCGGGAATTCGAGCCGCTGTAGATTCCTGTACGTAACATGAACTGTGATAAGGTTGTTTTCATGGTTTTCTTCACCTCTTCATTAGTTTTGGCCAAATAGAATTCCGTACCAATTGCGTCTCTCAAGCTCAGGACTCATCGATGTATGAACATGTTTTACCTGTGTATAGGCATCAAGGGAATGCTGACCCATTTCGCGGCCGATTCCACTTTGCTTGTAACCGCCGAACGGAGCGTCACTGCGAAGCATATGCCAGTCATTGATCCAAACCACTCCAGCCTGAAGTCTTCTAGCAACCTCATAGGCCTTATTCACATCGCGTGTCCAGACACCAGCTGCTAAACCATAAATGGTATCGTTCGCCATTTTAATCGCGTCATCTAAATCTGAGTATCGGATGACACATAAAACAGGACCGAAAATCTCCTCTTGAGCAATTTTCATATCATTGGTTACATTCGTGAAAATGGTTGGCTCAATGAAATGACCTTCTTCAAGGCCAGCCACCTTCACTTCTTTCCCGCCGCAAACAAGCGTAGCACCTTCTTGTTTGCCTGACTCAATATAGGAAAGAATGGATTCCTTCTGCTTTTTCGAAATAACCGGACCCACATCAGTAGTCGGATCCAATGGATTGCCGAGCTTTAATTTGCTGGCGAGAGCCACTAGTCCTTCGACTACTTGGTCATAGAGCTTATCTGGGACAAATAAACGTGTGCCAGATTCACAAAGCTGACCTGAGTGTAAAAACACTCCAAACAGGCTTCCAGGGAGAGCTATGTTTAGGTCCGCATCCTCTAAAATAATATTGGGCGACTTTCCACCGAGCTCGAGGGTGGTATTTTTAATCGTACCTGCTGCAAGCGCCATAATGTTTCTGCCGACTTCTGTTGAACCCGTGAAGGCCACTTTATCGACCTTTGGATGGCTGACTAATGCTTCACCCACCTCAGCACCTGGACCTGCGACCACGTTGATGACACCTGGAGGCACCACCTTGGAGATGATTTCTGCTAATTTCAAAGTGGATAACGGTGTGTAGCTTGCCGGCTTCATGACGATGGTGTTCCCCATGGCAAGTGCCGGAGCAATCTTCCAGGTGGCAATGACCATTGGGAGATTCCATGGTGTAATGGCTGCACAGACGCCGATTGGCTCGCGCCAAATAAAGTTATGTGCCGGTCCTGGAAACGGCGGGACTGGAAGCGTTTCTGAAAATGGATACTCTAAAGTGAATTTCGCTAATGTTTGGAACAAATCGACCATTTGTAAAATGTCACTGTTGCCGATTCGGCGTACCGTTCCTCCAGAGCTAATTGCTTCTAGGTAAGCTAGTTCTTGTGCGTGTTCGACAATTTGATGGGAAATGGCATAAAGAACATTGGCACGATCCTTCGGTTTCATGTTTTTCCAATCACCCTGGTCAAAGGCTTCGCGTGCAGCCATGACCGCA comes from the Neobacillus sp. PS2-9 genome and includes:
- a CDS encoding flagellar motor protein MotB, with translation MRKQRRNFDEEHEEHIDESWLIPYADILTLLLALFIVLFASSTVDKSKYESIMEAFKSELTGTKIENKDSGLSIKPSDKESDEKTDQQEQATVPVVEEAQSKEEIELEQLKQQLTKYIEDNNLQAVITLQDTKRGVEISLKDVILFDPGKADLKAISFKTLDVLVGLSKTVTNPISIEGHTDNVPIKNSKYQSNWELSSARAVSVLHFFESKSIAKERLQFVGYGEYQPLFPNDTKEHKQANRRVNIVILRKG
- a CDS encoding GNAT family N-acetyltransferase — translated: MNLQIKRLTDCTIQEMITAWNKGFEGYFVQLEMTPEMFFNRLVNEGLSLPHSIVAFDGEAPVAIVLNGFRVINGKKTAWNGGTGIATEYRGKGVSTLLMEEILKIYAEESCEVATLEAIKENERAIRLYARFGYEVTDVLVYLAGTLEGEKNSQLQAEFIRPEQLSTYSFYKQNVPWQCQWQSVKAGEAQIYFDGSQNPVGYSLFKRVWNQEGQLEKVFLFQVELVGEVTDETLQAVFSAITEQQNHPVSFMTVNASQSNPVIQYLLEQGFKKTTEQVLMVKTL
- a CDS encoding acyl-CoA dehydrogenase family protein — protein: MDFSFSEEQEMLRKTVRQFVDKEIMPYIREWDEKQHFESSILKRLANLGLMGVCIPEQYGGSGMDYNALAIVCEELERGDTAFRTAVSVHTGLNSMTLLQWGNEQQKQKYLTAQAKGYKVGAFGLTEPNAGSDVAAMQTTATKQGDYYILNGSKTWISLCDVADYFLVFAYTDKSKKHHGISAFIVEREWEGFSSKAIKGKLGIRAGNTGELFFDNVKIPKENLVGEEGEGFKIAMSALDNGRFTVAAGACGTIMASLEASLKYCHERSTFGKEIGRHQLVQQMIAKMEASLQQSRLLVFRAGWLKNQGKRNTRETSLAKWQACDYAYEAANDAVQIHGAYGFSNEYPVERYLRNAKAPVIYEGTREIHTVMQAEYVLGYREDKPLSKSLPAWPFQEVEEVVK
- a CDS encoding iron-containing alcohol dehydrogenase gives rise to the protein MKTTLSQFMLRTGIYSGSNSRAMVPSLFAGLGAKRVLLLSDRGLEQAGVVEKVASIFDLTGHGSGPQLVGMYLDIKQDAESRCINDAVRYAREIGADSLLAVGGGSVLDTVKGVKYALHKGLADIKEAIPGGLLYESFPKANYIPIPHIAIPTTAGTGSEVSPIAVIFNEDIQMKTNIINPFISADMAILDPDLTVGLPPLITAFTGFDALTHAIEALASPTATGLTDAYALHAIRLIEKNLPVAVADGWNLDARMDLLQASLMGITAFSFALNAIPVHNMAHAYGALFRIPHGLANAIFLPVVMEMVPDLYLPKVAELAQALNVDVEAEDTPQEALTKVVEKIRLLQHKVGLPADFKQYNISEEALQTAIPAVMKDPAALSFPMPAELIAAIGQKVCPVGVK
- a CDS encoding aldehyde dehydrogenase family protein, producing MTVKVEVQTFPHFINGKWELASSQETFDVYNPANGELVAKVAKGTKEDVDRAVMAAREAFDQGDWKNMKPKDRANVLYAISHQIVEHAQELAYLEAISSGGTVRRIGNSDILQMVDLFQTLAKFTLEYPFSETLPVPPFPGPAHNFIWREPIGVCAAITPWNLPMVIATWKIAPALAMGNTIVMKPASYTPLSTLKLAEIISKVVPPGVINVVAGPGAEVGEALVSHPKVDKVAFTGSTEVGRNIMALAAGTIKNTTLELGGKSPNIILEDADLNIALPGSLFGVFLHSGQLCESGTRLFVPDKLYDQVVEGLVALASKLKLGNPLDPTTDVGPVISKKQKESILSYIESGKQEGATLVCGGKEVKVAGLEEGHFIEPTIFTNVTNDMKIAQEEIFGPVLCVIRYSDLDDAIKMANDTIYGLAAGVWTRDVNKAYEVARRLQAGVVWINDWHMLRSDAPFGGYKQSGIGREMGQHSLDAYTQVKHVHTSMSPELERRNWYGILFGQN